A stretch of Malus sylvestris chromosome 11, drMalSylv7.2, whole genome shotgun sequence DNA encodes these proteins:
- the LOC126588819 gene encoding histone H2A.6 isoform X1, whose amino-acid sequence MAGRGKALGSGAAKKATSRSSKAGLQFPVGRIARFLKAGKYAERVGAGAPVYLAAVLEYLAAEVLELAGNAARDNKKTRIVPRHIQLAVRNDEELSKLLGDVTIANGGVMPNIHNLLLPKKTGASSKNVGGDDDS is encoded by the exons ATGGCGGGTCGTGGGAAAGCTTTGGGATCCGGAGCCGCTAAGAAGGCCACATCGCGGTCCAGCAAGGCCGGTCTGCAATTCCCGGTCGGTCGTATTGCCCGTTTCCTGAAAGCTGGAAAGTACGCCGAGCGAGTCGGTGCCGGAGCTCCGGTCTACCTCGCAGCTGTCCTTGAATACCTTGCCGCTGAG GTTCTGGAATTGGCTGGCAATGCAGCAAGAGACAACAAGAAGACTCGCATTGTGCCGCGCCACATTCAGCTCGCTGTGCGGAATGACGAGGAGCTCAGCAAGCTTCTTGGGGATGTGACAATTGCAAATGGTGGTGTGATGCCTAACATTCACAACCTTCTGCTCCCAAAGAAGACCGGTGCCTCCTCCAAGAACGTCGGTGGTGATGATGACTCTTAG
- the LOC126588810 gene encoding probable U3 small nucleolar RNA-associated protein 11 isoform X2 produces the protein MSSLRNAVSRRAHKERAQPESRKKFGLLEKHKDYVERAKAYHKKEETLRILKQKAFYRNPDEFNFKMIKTRTVNGVHKLESQANKYTPEELMLMKTQDIGYIFQKVQSEKKKIEKLTATLHSLDNRPSSRHVYFAEDREEAREIQSCSRSGKMPVSEDIPDHIKRKTAGSYRELEARSNRVNELEKIYMDMAMQKELKKKGKKRKLCEDEIVSPTSNPVFKWRAERKR, from the exons ATGTCGTCTTTAAGGAATGCCGTTAGCCGACGGGCTCACAAGGAGCGAGCTCAACC GGAATCGAGGAAAAAATTTGGGCTTCTTGAAAAGCATAAGGACTATGTTGAGCGTGCGAAAGCATATCACAAAAAGGAGGAGACTTTacgg ATATTGAAGCAGAAAGCCTTCTACAGAAACCCAGATGAGTTCAACTTCAAGATGATCAAGACACGAACTGTTAATGGAGTCCATAAATTAGA GAGTCAGGCAAACAAGTACACTCCAGAAGAGCTCATGCTTATGAAGACCCAAGATATTGGATACATATTTCAGAAAGTGCAGAGTGAGAAAAAG AAAATTGAAAAGTTAACTGCGACACTGCACTCTCTTGATAATCGGCCTTCAAGTAGACACGTTTACTTTGCCGAAGACAG agAGGAGGCTAGAGAAATTCAATCATGTTCAAGAAGTGGAAAAATGCCGGTTTCTGAGGACATTCCTGATCATATAAAAAG GAAAACAGCTGGTTCCTACAGAGAGCTTGAAGCAAGGAGTAACAGAGTCAATGAGTTGGAGAAAATCTATATGGATATGGCAATGCAGAAGGAATTAAAG AAAAAGGGTAAAAAACGCAAACTATGTGAAGATGAGATTGTCTCCCCAACATCCAACCCTGTATTCAAGTGGCGGGCAGAGCGGAAGCGGTAA
- the LOC126588810 gene encoding probable U3 small nucleolar RNA-associated protein 11 isoform X1, with protein sequence MPLADGLTRSELNRNRGKNLGFLKSIRTMLSVRKHITKRRRLYGLCLVCLFTQQILKQKAFYRNPDEFNFKMIKTRTVNGVHKLESQANKYTPEELMLMKTQDIGYIFQKVQSEKKKIEKLTATLHSLDNRPSSRHVYFAEDREEAREIQSCSRSGKMPVSEDIPDHIKRKTAGSYRELEARSNRVNELEKIYMDMAMQKELKKKGKKRKLCEDEIVSPTSNPVFKWRAERKR encoded by the exons ATGCCGTTAGCCGACGGGCTCACAAGGAGCGAGCTCAACC GGAATCGAGGAAAAAATTTGGGCTTCTTGAAAAGCATAAGGACTATGTTGAGCGTGCGAAAGCATATCACAAAAAGGAGGAGACTTTacgg GCTATGTCTCGTCTGTCTTTTCACTCAACAGATATTGAAGCAGAAAGCCTTCTACAGAAACCCAGATGAGTTCAACTTCAAGATGATCAAGACACGAACTGTTAATGGAGTCCATAAATTAGA GAGTCAGGCAAACAAGTACACTCCAGAAGAGCTCATGCTTATGAAGACCCAAGATATTGGATACATATTTCAGAAAGTGCAGAGTGAGAAAAAG AAAATTGAAAAGTTAACTGCGACACTGCACTCTCTTGATAATCGGCCTTCAAGTAGACACGTTTACTTTGCCGAAGACAG agAGGAGGCTAGAGAAATTCAATCATGTTCAAGAAGTGGAAAAATGCCGGTTTCTGAGGACATTCCTGATCATATAAAAAG GAAAACAGCTGGTTCCTACAGAGAGCTTGAAGCAAGGAGTAACAGAGTCAATGAGTTGGAGAAAATCTATATGGATATGGCAATGCAGAAGGAATTAAAG AAAAAGGGTAAAAAACGCAAACTATGTGAAGATGAGATTGTCTCCCCAACATCCAACCCTGTATTCAAGTGGCGGGCAGAGCGGAAGCGGTAA
- the LOC126588817 gene encoding probable U3 small nucleolar RNA-associated protein 11, with translation MSSLRNAVSRRAHKERAQPESRKKFGLLEKHKDYVERAKAYHKKEETLRILKQKAFYINPDEFNFKMIRTRTVNGVHKLESQANKYTPEELMLMKTQDIGYIFQKVQSEKKKFEKLTATLHSLDNRPSSRHVYFAEDRKEAREIQSRSRSGKMPVSEDIPDHIKR, from the exons ATGTCGTCTTTAAGGAACGCCGTTAGCCGACGGGCTCACAAGGAGCGAGCTCAACC GGAATCGAGGAAAAAATTTGGGCTTCTTGAAAAGCATAAGGACTATGTTGAGCGTGCGAAAGCATATCACAAAAAGGAGGAGACTTTacgg ATACTGAAGCAGAAAGCGTTCTACATAAACCCAGATGAGTTCAACTTTAAGATGATCAGGACACGAACTGTTAATGGAGTCCATAAATTAGA GAGTCAGGCAAACAAGTACACTCCAGAAGAGCTCATGCTTATGAAGACCCAAGATATTGGATACATATTTCAGAAAGTGCAGAGTGAGAAAAAG AAATTTGAAAAGTTAACTGCGACGCTGCACTCTCTTGATAATCGACCTTCAAGTAGACACGTTTACTTTGCCGAAGACAG AAAGGAGGCTAGAGAAATTCAATCACGTTCAAGAAGTGGAAAAATGCCGGTTTCTGAGGACATTCCTGATCATATAAAAAGGTAG
- the LOC126588819 gene encoding histone H2A.6 isoform X2, translating to MAGRGKALGSGAAKKATSRSSKAGLQFPVGRIARFLKAGKYAERVGAGAPVYLAAVLEYLAAEVLELAGNAARDNKKTRIVPHHIQLAVRNDEELSKLLGDVTIANGGVMPNIHNLLLPKKTGASS from the exons ATGGCGGGTCGTGGGAAAGCTTTGGGATCCGGAGCCGCTAAGAAGGCCACATCGCGGTCCAGCAAGGCCGGTCTGCAATTCCCGGTCGGTCGTATTGCCCGTTTCCTGAAAGCTGGAAAGTACGCCGAGCGAGTCGGTGCCGGAGCTCCGGTCTACCTCGCAGCTGTCCTTGAATACCTTGCCGCTGAG GTTCTGGAATTGGCTGGCAATGCAGCAAGAGACAACAAGAAAACTCGCATTGTGCCGCACCACATTCAGCTCGCTGTGCGGAATGACGAGGAGCTCAGCAAGCTTCTTGGGGATGTGACAATTGCAAATGGTGGTGTGATGCCCAACATTCACAATCTTCTGCTCCCAAAGAAGACCGGTGCCTCCTCCTAG